Proteins co-encoded in one Lysobacter solisilvae genomic window:
- a CDS encoding HEAT repeat domain-containing protein — protein MGSWIDVHRWMLVMLARLTFNPVKEAWYPVDRSGRPDLRYYRDDLAHYVRLYEMYLDALRERRSQGRRLWTLRTHAQWGLIAKGPAAAGYAAALLRHAEASAREDGAAILGALVGDDAAVDVLVGALQVEQDLEARDAIVVALGRLRNRRALPALAALVEDEDGDGDTRWTAVESVGLIARRRFIGQVDPVGAAREWLRGREVR, from the coding sequence ATGGGAAGCTGGATCGATGTGCATCGCTGGATGCTGGTCATGCTTGCTCGGCTTACCTTCAACCCGGTGAAGGAGGCCTGGTATCCCGTCGATCGCTCGGGGCGGCCGGATCTGCGGTACTACCGCGATGACTTGGCCCACTACGTGCGCTTGTACGAGATGTATCTCGATGCGTTGCGGGAGCGGCGCTCGCAGGGGCGTCGGTTGTGGACGTTGCGGACGCATGCGCAGTGGGGACTGATCGCCAAGGGCCCGGCGGCGGCGGGGTATGCGGCGGCGCTGTTGCGGCATGCCGAGGCTTCTGCGCGTGAGGATGGTGCTGCGATTCTCGGGGCGCTGGTGGGCGATGACGCGGCGGTGGACGTGCTGGTGGGGGCGTTGCAGGTGGAGCAGGACCTCGAGGCGCGCGATGCGATCGTGGTGGCGTTGGGGCGGTTGCGGAATCGGCGTGCCCTGCCCGCGCTTGCTGCGCTGGTTGAGGATGAGGACGGCGACGGGGATACGCGGTGGACGGCGGTGGAGAGCGTGGGGCTTATCGCGAGGCGGCGGTTTATTGGGCAGGTGGATCCGGTGGGGGCTGCGCGGGAGTGGTTGCGGGGGCGTGAGGTGCGGTAG
- a CDS encoding OST-HTH/LOTUS domain-containing protein: MIRQAIWEGSDEEGWAQLGAAGHYLNKIRPDFDPRLYGQKKLRHLLREHPRHFTLEERIPPGATGKTLYVRALE; this comes from the coding sequence ATGATTCGCCAGGCCATTTGGGAGGGGTCCGATGAGGAGGGCTGGGCGCAACTCGGCGCCGCCGGTCATTACCTCAACAAGATTCGTCCGGACTTCGACCCGCGCCTGTACGGGCAGAAGAAGCTCAGGCACCTGTTACGCGAGCATCCTCGACATTTTACCTTGGAAGAACGCATCCCGCCGGGTGCCACAGGGAAGACCCTTTATGTGCGCGCACTCGAATAA
- a CDS encoding DEAD/DEAH box helicase, which yields MSSALSLFAPPPLPAPKADGGALATRLAGKHAGLVTGHFVLPGREGVYADLPADLPEALAAALRARGVGRLYAHQAQAWDAVQRGGHVVIATPTASGKSLCYTLPVVAGAMTRQAKALYLFPTKALAQDQVAELLELNRAGNLGLRPATFDGDTPGDQRQAIRLNGDIVVSNPDMLHQGILPHHTKWAQFFEGLQYVVIDEIHSYRGVFGSHLANVLRRLRRVCAFYGASPQFILCSATIGNPQAHAEALLEGEVTAITESGAPTGDKHVLLWNPPVVNPDLGLRASARSQSNKIARTAIRAGLKTLVFAQSRTMVEVLTKYLKDVFDSDPRKPARIRAYRGGYLPTERREAERAMRAGTIDGIVSTSALELGVDIGSLDVVVLNGYPGSVAATWQRFGRAGRRQQASVGVLVASSDPLDQYVVRHPEFFSAATPEQARIAPDQPVILLDHIRCAAFELPFLKGERFGPAAPCGVDPTVYLELLAQDGVVHGEGDRWEWIADSYPANAVSLRSVADGNFVVVDRTDGRQVIIAEVDFSSAPLMLYEGAIHMVQSTPYQVERLDWEGRKAYVTRTHVDYYTDAIDYTKLKVLERFDGGIAGAGTCHHGEVHVVRRVAGYKKIRYYTHENIGYGPVTLPDQEMHTSALWWQLPQGELDARFASRQDALDGFLGAAYALHVVAKVAVMADAADLQKAVGSGDGAWSAHTDRNGRGQLRATDGQAMELAGIDAQERFVPTVYLYDNYPGGVGQSEPLWHRQHELIVRARELVERCDCKAGCPACVGPVLAAQEDVETTPRALALRVLSALEGA from the coding sequence ATGTCGTCCGCACTGAGTCTGTTCGCCCCGCCGCCCCTGCCCGCGCCCAAGGCCGATGGCGGTGCGCTCGCCACGCGCCTGGCCGGCAAGCACGCCGGGCTGGTCACCGGCCATTTCGTGCTGCCGGGGCGCGAGGGCGTCTACGCCGACCTGCCCGCGGACCTGCCGGAGGCGCTTGCCGCGGCCCTGAGGGCCCGGGGGGTCGGCCGGCTCTATGCCCACCAGGCCCAGGCCTGGGACGCCGTGCAGCGCGGCGGGCACGTCGTCATCGCCACGCCCACGGCCTCGGGAAAGTCGCTGTGCTACACGCTGCCGGTGGTGGCCGGGGCGATGACGCGGCAGGCCAAAGCGCTTTACCTGTTCCCGACCAAGGCCCTCGCCCAGGACCAGGTCGCCGAGCTGCTGGAACTCAACCGCGCGGGCAACCTGGGCCTGCGGCCGGCGACCTTCGACGGCGATACGCCCGGCGACCAGCGGCAGGCGATCCGGCTCAATGGCGACATCGTGGTGAGCAACCCGGACATGCTGCACCAGGGGATCCTGCCGCACCACACGAAGTGGGCGCAGTTCTTCGAAGGCCTGCAGTACGTCGTGATCGACGAGATCCACAGCTATCGCGGCGTGTTCGGCTCGCACCTGGCCAACGTGCTGCGGCGCCTGCGGCGGGTGTGCGCGTTCTACGGGGCGTCGCCGCAGTTCATCCTGTGCTCGGCGACGATCGGCAATCCGCAGGCGCATGCGGAGGCCCTGCTGGAAGGCGAGGTCACCGCGATCACCGAATCCGGCGCGCCGACCGGGGACAAGCACGTGCTGCTGTGGAACCCGCCGGTGGTGAACCCGGACCTGGGGCTGCGGGCGTCGGCGCGCTCGCAGAGCAACAAGATCGCGCGCACGGCGATCCGCGCGGGCCTGAAGACGCTGGTGTTCGCGCAGTCGCGCACGATGGTCGAGGTGCTGACCAAGTACCTGAAGGACGTCTTCGACAGCGACCCGCGCAAGCCGGCGCGCATCCGCGCCTATCGCGGCGGCTACCTGCCCACGGAGCGGCGCGAGGCCGAACGCGCGATGCGGGCCGGCACGATCGACGGGATCGTGTCGACCTCGGCGCTGGAGCTGGGCGTGGACATCGGCAGTCTCGATGTCGTCGTGCTCAACGGGTATCCGGGCTCGGTCGCGGCGACCTGGCAGCGCTTCGGGCGTGCGGGCCGGCGGCAGCAGGCTTCCGTGGGCGTGCTGGTGGCCAGTTCCGATCCGCTGGACCAGTACGTGGTGCGGCATCCGGAGTTCTTCAGCGCCGCCACGCCGGAGCAGGCGCGCATCGCGCCGGACCAGCCGGTGATCCTGCTCGACCACATCCGCTGCGCGGCCTTCGAACTGCCCTTCCTGAAGGGCGAGCGCTTCGGGCCGGCGGCGCCTTGCGGGGTCGACCCCACGGTGTACCTGGAACTGCTGGCGCAGGACGGCGTGGTGCATGGCGAGGGCGACCGCTGGGAGTGGATCGCCGACAGCTATCCGGCCAATGCGGTGAGCCTGCGCTCGGTGGCGGACGGCAACTTCGTGGTGGTGGACCGCACCGATGGGCGGCAGGTGATCATCGCCGAGGTGGATTTCTCGTCAGCGCCGCTGATGCTGTACGAGGGCGCGATCCACATGGTGCAGTCCACGCCCTACCAGGTGGAACGGCTGGACTGGGAAGGCCGCAAGGCCTACGTCACGCGCACGCACGTGGACTACTACACCGACGCGATCGACTACACCAAGCTCAAGGTGCTGGAGCGATTCGACGGCGGCATCGCCGGCGCGGGCACCTGCCACCACGGCGAGGTGCATGTGGTGCGGCGTGTGGCCGGGTACAAGAAGATCCGCTACTACACGCACGAGAACATCGGCTACGGGCCGGTCACCCTGCCCGACCAGGAGATGCACACCAGTGCGCTGTGGTGGCAGCTGCCGCAGGGCGAGCTGGATGCGCGCTTCGCGTCCCGGCAGGACGCGCTCGACGGCTTCCTGGGCGCGGCGTACGCGCTGCACGTGGTGGCCAAGGTGGCGGTGATGGCCGACGCCGCCGACCTGCAGAAGGCGGTGGGCAGCGGCGATGGCGCGTGGTCGGCGCATACCGACCGCAACGGCCGCGGCCAGCTGCGCGCCACGGATGGACAGGCGATGGAGCTGGCGGGGATCGACGCGCAGGAGCGCTTCGTGCCGACGGTGTACCTCTACGACAACTACCCCGGCGGCGTGGGCCAGAGCGAACCGCTGTGGCATCGCCAGCACGAGCTGATCGTGCGCGCGCGCGAGCTGGTGGAGCGCTGCGACTGCAAGGCGGGCTGCCCCGCCTGCGTGGGTCCGGTGCTGGCGGCGCAGGAGGATGTGGAGACGACGCCGCGGGCGCTGGCGTTGCGGGTGTTGTCGGCGTTGGAGGGGGCGTGA
- a CDS encoding bifunctional diguanylate cyclase/phosphodiesterase yields the protein MQQLMRFAIVTACYWVVAWSTFQIELASGGVASIWIANALVIGYAVHRPHVRLPWLLAAVVLAVTLNGVALQRRVDLAFLGGLTSAFEIYAVCAVIRRLGLRPGKPLADRDVFAFLVLCVLVVPAFAAAFGAWTRWLVTDVPWTRLWVDWWRADAFGMFVGLPLLWALDRTKLKRLTIGPQAPEFWSLATMTVLVVIASLVYARHPFVLISLPLLMVAVRTGVLGTALCNALMIASVLFVVDAHHRGYLPVLRAAGEGVALVDMWLSSCICAVGPLLVAFMSSQRNRERYRAIRAGERVRILTDAMPAFVAEIGKDLRYRFVNAKYQATYGLPPEAIIGKRPRDLLGDQVAEQIQPHLERALEGHPQRFDVTMGDGTLLEAVYEPLPSAGSVLVLGHDVTWRHEADRRFRNLLESAPDAMVVVDVPTRHIVLVNEQAERIFGVSRDAMLGEPIGRFIDDPERLAEAMAATHESDPDGRTWDVLAFQGRRPDGRGFPVEVVLSRLAGAASSQVVAGIRDVSRRQQAEDDLRREREQARVTLQSIGDAVLTYDIALAVTSLNRVAEDITGWSSTEAVGKPLEQIVRLYDSDEAGAEAVHIESRRGPGDDIYEADLLLRRPGQESLQVEVSDAPLRDDDGQVIGGVMVVRDISQTHAMAQRMAYLAQHDHLTGLPNSRLLQERLAEWLLSCEKAIEVCNGALLFVDLDLFKHINDSLGHHAGDWVLRKVADRLERAVGETDVVSRQGGDEFVLLLPRVAGQEQLERTAEQLIRTIEQPLQYGKRTLHVSASVGITVFPENGTDPKLLIKQADTALYHAKQAGRGRFSLYTAAMGERADQRLRLETELRTAIKEGQLFLEYQPKVRYPERDLVGMEALVRWHHPRGMDIPPGDFIPVAEETGLVMAIDEWVLREACRQVGAWHEAGLKPVPVAVNMSLARADVDRLVHNIERALADAHLPASLLEVEFTESQMLGQNVRSRQLVDRIRALGVRLAVDDFGTGYSSLSYLADFRFDTIKIDRAFVHGLPDENEGRAVIQAILGIAESLECSVVAEGVETEAQAGALSDMGCRNMQGFLFARPLSAGAFELELDRGRVGEGAAAVI from the coding sequence ATGCAGCAGCTGATGCGGTTTGCGATCGTTACGGCCTGCTACTGGGTGGTCGCGTGGTCGACGTTCCAGATCGAGCTGGCCAGCGGGGGCGTCGCGTCGATCTGGATCGCCAACGCGCTGGTCATCGGCTACGCCGTGCATCGCCCCCATGTCCGCCTGCCGTGGCTGCTGGCGGCGGTCGTGCTCGCGGTGACGCTCAACGGCGTGGCGCTCCAGCGCCGGGTGGACCTGGCCTTCCTCGGCGGCCTGACCAGCGCCTTCGAGATCTACGCCGTCTGCGCGGTGATCCGGCGCCTCGGCCTGCGCCCGGGCAAGCCGCTGGCCGACCGCGACGTGTTCGCCTTCCTCGTGCTGTGCGTGCTCGTCGTGCCTGCCTTCGCGGCGGCCTTTGGCGCCTGGACCCGCTGGCTGGTGACCGACGTGCCCTGGACGCGGCTGTGGGTCGACTGGTGGCGCGCGGACGCCTTCGGCATGTTCGTCGGCCTGCCGCTGCTCTGGGCGCTGGACCGAACGAAGTTGAAACGGCTGACCATCGGCCCCCAGGCGCCCGAGTTCTGGTCCCTGGCGACGATGACGGTGCTGGTGGTGATTGCCAGCCTGGTCTACGCGCGCCATCCGTTCGTGCTGATTTCGCTGCCGCTGCTGATGGTGGCGGTGCGCACCGGCGTGCTCGGCACCGCGCTGTGCAACGCCCTGATGATCGCCAGTGTGCTGTTCGTGGTCGACGCCCACCATCGCGGCTACCTGCCTGTGCTGCGCGCGGCCGGCGAGGGCGTGGCGCTGGTCGACATGTGGCTGTCGAGCTGCATCTGCGCCGTGGGCCCGCTGCTGGTCGCGTTCATGAGCAGCCAGCGCAACCGCGAGCGCTATCGCGCCATCCGCGCCGGCGAACGCGTGCGCATCCTCACCGACGCGATGCCTGCGTTCGTCGCGGAAATCGGCAAGGACCTGCGCTACCGCTTCGTCAACGCGAAATACCAGGCCACCTACGGCCTGCCGCCGGAAGCCATCATCGGCAAGCGTCCGCGCGACCTGCTGGGCGACCAGGTGGCCGAACAGATCCAGCCCCACCTGGAGCGCGCGCTGGAAGGCCACCCGCAACGCTTCGACGTCACCATGGGCGACGGCACGCTGCTCGAAGCGGTGTACGAACCGCTGCCCAGCGCCGGCAGCGTGCTGGTCCTCGGCCATGACGTCACCTGGCGCCACGAGGCCGACCGCCGCTTCCGCAACCTGCTGGAGTCCGCGCCCGACGCCATGGTCGTGGTGGACGTGCCGACCCGGCACATCGTGCTGGTCAACGAACAGGCCGAACGCATCTTCGGCGTGTCGCGCGACGCCATGCTGGGCGAGCCGATCGGCCGTTTCATCGACGATCCCGAACGCCTCGCCGAGGCGATGGCCGCCACGCATGAAAGTGACCCGGATGGACGCACCTGGGACGTGCTGGCCTTCCAAGGCCGCCGGCCCGATGGCCGCGGGTTCCCGGTGGAAGTGGTGCTGAGCCGGCTCGCCGGCGCCGCCTCCTCGCAGGTGGTGGCGGGCATCCGCGATGTCAGCCGGCGCCAGCAGGCCGAGGACGACCTGCGCCGTGAGCGCGAGCAGGCACGCGTGACCCTGCAGTCGATCGGCGATGCGGTGCTGACCTACGACATCGCGCTCGCCGTCACCTCGCTCAACCGCGTCGCCGAGGACATCACCGGCTGGTCCAGCACCGAAGCCGTCGGCAAACCGCTGGAGCAGATCGTGCGCCTCTACGATTCCGACGAGGCGGGCGCCGAAGCGGTGCACATCGAATCCCGGCGCGGCCCGGGCGACGACATCTACGAGGCCGACCTGCTGCTGCGGCGCCCCGGCCAGGAGAGCCTGCAGGTCGAAGTCTCCGATGCCCCGCTGCGCGACGACGACGGCCAGGTCATCGGCGGCGTGATGGTGGTGCGCGACATCAGCCAGACGCACGCGATGGCGCAGCGCATGGCCTACCTGGCGCAGCACGACCACCTGACCGGCCTGCCCAACAGCCGCCTGCTGCAGGAGCGCCTGGCCGAATGGCTGCTCAGTTGCGAAAAGGCCATAGAGGTCTGCAACGGCGCCCTGCTGTTCGTCGACCTGGACCTGTTCAAGCACATCAACGACTCGCTGGGCCACCACGCCGGCGACTGGGTGCTGCGCAAGGTCGCCGACCGCCTCGAGCGCGCGGTCGGCGAAACCGATGTCGTGAGCCGGCAGGGCGGCGACGAGTTCGTCCTGCTGCTGCCGCGCGTGGCCGGCCAGGAACAGCTCGAGCGCACCGCCGAACAGCTCATCCGCACCATCGAACAGCCCCTGCAATACGGCAAGCGCACGCTGCACGTTTCCGCCAGCGTGGGCATCACCGTGTTCCCCGAGAACGGCACCGACCCCAAGCTGCTGATCAAGCAGGCCGACACCGCGCTCTACCACGCCAAGCAGGCCGGCCGCGGCCGCTTCAGCTTGTACACCGCCGCCATGGGCGAACGCGCCGACCAGCGCCTGCGCCTGGAGACCGAACTGCGCACCGCGATCAAGGAAGGCCAGCTGTTCCTGGAATACCAGCCCAAGGTCCGCTACCCCGAACGCGACCTGGTCGGCATGGAAGCCCTGGTCCGCTGGCACCATCCGCGCGGCATGGACATCCCGCCGGGTGATTTCATCCCCGTGGCGGAAGAAACCGGCCTGGTCATGGCGATCGACGAATGGGTCCTGCGCGAAGCCTGCCGCCAGGTCGGCGCCTGGCACGAAGCCGGCCTCAAGCCCGTCCCCGTCGCCGTGAACATGTCCCTGGCCCGCGCCGACGTCGACCGCCTCGTCCACAACATCGAACGCGCCCTCGCCGACGCCCACCTGCCCGCATCGCTGCTGGAAGTGGAGTTCACCGAAAGCCAGATGCTCGGCCAGAACGTCCGCTCCCGCCAACTCGTCGACCGCATCCGCGCCCTCGGCGTGCGTCTTGCGGTAGACGACTTCGGCACCGGCTACTCCAGCCTCAGCTACCTCGCCGACTTCCGCTTCGACACCATCAAGATCGACCGCGCTTTCGTCCACGGCCTCCCCGACGAGAACGAAGGCCGCGCCGTGATCCAGGCGATCCTGGGCATCGCCGAATCACTGGAGTGCTCGGTCGTGGCGGAGGGCGTAGAGACGGAGGCGCAGGCCGGCGCGCTGAGCGACATGGGCTGCCGCAACATGCAGGGCTTCCTGTTCGCCCGCCCGCTGTCGGCGGGGGCGTTCGAGTTGGAGCTGGATAGGGGCCGGGTGGGGGAGGGGGCGGCTGCGGTGATCTAG
- a CDS encoding Sbal_3080 family lipoprotein, protein MKKFALAAMSIAALTACTAVQVKPVTGVAELKKVCVVSNPKVIVEDFVDVVRDGFSRHSIATDVVSSEAAGGCDVTLTYTALRSWDMAPYLSHAELRLWRGGMQIGYAEYHLRGKGGFALTKWQGTKAKMDPVIDQLLAQ, encoded by the coding sequence ATGAAGAAGTTCGCATTGGCGGCAATGTCCATCGCTGCGCTTACCGCCTGCACTGCCGTGCAGGTCAAGCCGGTCACCGGCGTGGCGGAGCTCAAGAAGGTCTGCGTCGTCAGCAACCCGAAGGTGATCGTCGAGGACTTCGTGGATGTGGTGCGGGACGGGTTCAGCCGTCATAGCATCGCGACGGACGTGGTGAGTAGCGAGGCGGCTGGTGGTTGCGATGTCACCCTGACGTATACGGCACTCAGGTCCTGGGATATGGCGCCGTATCTGTCGCATGCGGAGTTGCGCTTGTGGCGGGGTGGCATGCAGATCGGGTACGCGGAGTACCACCTTCGCGGGAAGGGTGGGTTTGCGCTGACGAAGTGGCAGGGGACGAAGGCGAAGATGGATCCGGTGATTGATCAGTTGTTGGCGCAGTGA
- a CDS encoding nucleotide pyrophosphohydrolase, which translates to MPTDIESLKSTLRTFAAEREWDQFHTPKNLASALAVEASEILEHFQWLTEEQSWSLTDAKRQAVGDEIADVLFYLIRLADKLDVDIMAAARDKLAKNAAKYPVEKAKGRITKYTEL; encoded by the coding sequence ATGCCCACCGACATCGAATCCCTGAAATCCACCCTCCGCACCTTCGCAGCAGAGCGCGAATGGGACCAGTTCCACACCCCCAAGAACCTGGCCTCCGCACTCGCCGTAGAAGCCTCCGAAATCCTCGAACACTTCCAGTGGCTCACCGAGGAACAAAGCTGGTCCCTCACCGACGCCAAGCGCCAAGCCGTCGGCGACGAAATCGCCGACGTCCTCTTCTACCTGATCCGCCTGGCCGACAAGCTCGACGTCGACATCATGGCCGCAGCGAGGGACAAGCTCGCCAAGAACGCCGCCAAATACCCGGTCGAAAAGGCAAAAGGCAGGATCACGAAGTACACCGAGCTGTGA
- a CDS encoding restriction endonuclease subunit S, with protein sequence MTAQLVENMPLLAGAPNGIQRLRELILELAARGKLVPQDPRDAPARELLRDISKERSKLMAEGKIRKQKAQAEINDEGKPYELPAGWQWTRLAEVGHDWGQKTPNRDFTYIDVGSIDNAAGVIKDPQILTAKSAPSRARKLVRRGTVIYSTIRPYLLNVAVIDQDYAQEPIASTAFAVVHPYLAMPSRYFFWYLRSPVFVRYVESVQMGIAYPAINDGQFFSGLIPLPPLAEQHRIVDKVDELMALCDRLEARQEGAESVHAQLVRALLDSLTQAVDAEDFAASWQRLAEHFHTLFTTESSVDALKQAVLQLAVMGKLVPQDQGDEPASELLERISQRKAQLVAEGKVRKQTALPEVETNEWPYVLPSSWRWVRFGSISETRLGKMLDSAKNKGTLRPYLRNTNVQWFTFELDDLKKMRFEDQERHEYRVSPGDLVICEGGEPGRCAVWQSDVEEMFIQKALHRARPWLGVSPFFIQFCLKVGAQSGLLDRYFTGATIKHLSGEKLARYPIQLPPVAEQHRIVAKVNQLMALCDQLNARLSQARQMQEHLANALVEQAVA encoded by the coding sequence ATGACTGCGCAGCTCGTCGAGAATATGCCGCTGCTGGCGGGCGCCCCCAATGGCATTCAAAGGCTCCGTGAGTTAATTCTTGAGCTGGCAGCGCGCGGGAAGTTGGTGCCGCAAGACCCGAGGGATGCACCGGCTCGTGAGTTGCTGAGGGATATTTCCAAAGAAAGATCGAAGCTGATGGCGGAGGGAAAGATCCGCAAGCAGAAGGCCCAAGCAGAAATCAATGATGAGGGGAAGCCGTACGAGTTGCCTGCTGGATGGCAATGGACGCGACTTGCAGAGGTTGGTCATGATTGGGGGCAGAAAACTCCGAATCGGGATTTCACCTATATCGACGTCGGCTCCATTGACAACGCCGCCGGCGTGATCAAAGACCCACAGATTTTGACGGCAAAGTCGGCACCTTCGCGGGCACGAAAGCTCGTCAGGCGTGGAACGGTCATCTACTCAACGATCCGTCCGTATCTTCTGAATGTGGCGGTCATTGATCAAGATTATGCGCAAGAGCCCATCGCGAGCACTGCGTTTGCAGTTGTTCACCCCTATCTGGCCATGCCGTCAAGGTACTTCTTTTGGTACCTGCGGAGCCCTGTTTTTGTTCGTTACGTTGAATCAGTACAGATGGGCATTGCCTATCCGGCAATCAACGATGGCCAATTCTTCAGCGGGCTGATTCCGCTCCCTCCCCTCGCCGAGCAACACCGCATCGTCGACAAAGTCGATGAGCTCATGGCGCTATGCGACAGACTGGAAGCCCGCCAGGAAGGTGCCGAAAGCGTGCACGCGCAACTGGTTCGTGCGCTGCTCGACAGCCTGACTCAAGCCGTCGATGCCGAAGACTTCGCTGCTAGCTGGCAGCGTTTGGCCGAACACTTCCACACCCTGTTCACCACCGAATCCAGCGTCGACGCTCTCAAGCAGGCAGTGCTGCAATTGGCCGTGATGGGCAAGCTGGTTCCGCAAGATCAAGGCGATGAACCAGCTAGTGAGTTGCTCGAGCGAATTTCTCAGAGAAAGGCGCAACTAGTGGCTGAGGGGAAGGTTAGAAAGCAAACCGCATTGCCCGAGGTTGAGACTAATGAGTGGCCCTACGTACTGCCATCGAGCTGGAGATGGGTACGGTTTGGCTCGATCTCAGAAACACGCCTCGGAAAGATGCTCGATAGCGCAAAGAACAAGGGGACGCTGCGGCCTTACCTCCGAAACACCAATGTTCAGTGGTTTACGTTTGAACTCGATGACCTCAAGAAGATGCGATTTGAAGACCAAGAGCGTCATGAGTACCGGGTTAGTCCGGGAGACCTGGTTATTTGCGAAGGGGGGGAGCCGGGGAGGTGTGCTGTCTGGCAGAGCGACGTTGAAGAAATGTTTATTCAGAAGGCTCTACATCGCGCTCGCCCTTGGCTGGGCGTTTCACCATTCTTTATTCAGTTTTGCTTGAAGGTAGGCGCTCAATCAGGGTTGCTTGATCGGTACTTCACTGGGGCAACCATCAAGCATTTGTCTGGCGAGAAGCTGGCGCGGTATCCCATACAGCTTCCCCCAGTAGCTGAACAACATCGAATCGTTGCCAAAGTGAATCAACTGATGGCCCTCTGCGACCAACTCAACGCCCGCCTGAGTCAGGCCCGCCAGATGCAAGAGCATCTGGCCAACGCCTTGGTCGAGCAGGCCGTAGCCTGA
- a CDS encoding ribonuclease H-like domain-containing protein — protein MTLTLAKLQQLKRQAGGMAGAVGGPAPSEVTPVTAISPFDSLPTAPAPTTPPLLGLDNLRQLLRLRTPAPLRVRVPQDRSLPGEEIAPGLHLTQATLPEDALPAHLDGSFDRKEPIATAHLLFFDTETTGLAGGTGTRAFMIGASDWHQGALRIRQLTIANTSAERAMLEVFRTWLTPDTVLCSYNGKCFDAPLLATRYRLARMRNPLADLPHVDLLYPTRRRYRGVYENCRLATIERQVLRVVREDDLPGSQAPAAWLDYLRGGGSGMLRRVLAHNHQDVVSLAALLRHLSAATVADALAAAAAAEAEAGMQDAGALRL, from the coding sequence ATGACACTCACCCTCGCCAAGCTCCAGCAACTCAAGCGCCAGGCCGGTGGAATGGCGGGGGCAGTGGGCGGGCCTGCGCCGAGCGAAGTGACGCCGGTGACGGCAATCTCCCCGTTCGACTCGCTGCCAACGGCACCGGCCCCGACCACCCCGCCCCTGCTCGGCCTCGACAACCTGCGCCAGTTGCTGCGCCTGCGCACGCCGGCGCCGTTGCGCGTGCGCGTGCCGCAGGACCGCTCGCTGCCGGGGGAGGAGATCGCGCCGGGCCTCCATCTCACCCAGGCCACGCTGCCCGAGGACGCCCTGCCCGCGCACCTCGACGGCAGCTTCGACCGCAAGGAGCCGATCGCCACCGCCCACCTGCTGTTCTTCGACACCGAGACCACCGGCCTGGCCGGCGGCACCGGCACGCGGGCTTTCATGATCGGGGCGTCCGACTGGCACCAGGGCGCGCTGCGCATCCGCCAGCTCACCATCGCCAACACCTCGGCCGAGCGCGCGATGCTCGAGGTGTTCCGCACCTGGCTGACACCCGACACGGTGCTGTGCAGCTACAACGGCAAGTGCTTTGATGCGCCGCTGCTGGCCACGCGCTACCGGCTGGCGCGCATGCGCAATCCGCTCGCCGACCTGCCTCACGTCGACCTGCTCTATCCGACGCGGCGGCGCTACCGCGGCGTCTACGAGAACTGCCGGCTGGCCACCATCGAACGCCAGGTGCTGCGCGTGGTGCGCGAGGACGACCTGCCCGGTTCGCAGGCGCCGGCCGCGTGGCTGGACTACCTGCGCGGGGGCGGCAGCGGGATGCTGCGGCGCGTGCTGGCGCACAACCACCAGGACGTGGTGTCGCTGGCGGCGCTGCTGCGCCATCTCAGTGCGGCGACGGTGGCCGACGCGCTGGCGGCCGCGGCAGCGGCAGAGGCGGAGGCGGGCATGCAGGATGCCGGGGCGTTGCGACTGTGA